The proteins below are encoded in one region of Ursus arctos isolate Adak ecotype North America unplaced genomic scaffold, UrsArc2.0 scaffold_24, whole genome shotgun sequence:
- the SLC13A2 gene encoding solute carrier family 13 member 2, with product MATCWQGLWAYRIYLLVFLLPILLLPLPILVPTKESYCAYSIILMALFWCTEALPLAVTALFPIVLYPMMGIMDASEVCVEYFKDSNILFVGGLLVAIAVEHWNLHKRIALRVLLIIGVRPALLLLGFMLVTAFLSMWISNTATTAMMVPIAHAVLQQLHKRPTGKDVEEGCDNPTFELQEASSQKEEPKLAEKDSGQVLPAPAASPEPTGQQQEQLRFSQGMSLCVCYAASIGGIATLTGTTPNLVLQGQVNSLFPQNGNVVNFASWFGFAFPTMAILLLLSWLWLQILFLGFNFRKNFGFGGQAQERAQAAFHVIQTEHKRLGPMSFAEKAVSVLFVTLVVLWFTREPGFFLGWGNLAFPDEEGNSMASDATVAIFIGVILFLVPSDIPGLTQDPENPGRLKAPPALLNWKTVNEKMPWNIVILLGGGFALAKGSEKSGLSEWLGNKLTPLENVPPPAIALIVCLLVATFTECTSNVATTTLFLPILASLAQAICLHPLYVMLPCTLASSLAFMLPVATPPNAIVFSFGGLKVSDMARAGFLLNVIGVLVITLAINSWSYPIFRLHSFPAWADSNNTAGCLAIQANATTPGP from the exons GAATCCTACTGTGCCTACTCCATCATCCTCATGGCGCTCTTCTGGTGCACGGAGGCTCTGCCCCTGGCTGTCACCGCCCTCTTCCCCATCGTCCTGTACCCCATGATGGGCATAATGGATGCCTCTGAG GTCTGCGTCGAGTATTTTAAGGACAGCAACATCCTGTTCGTCGGGGGGCTGCTGGTGGCCATTGCCGTGGAGCACTGGAATCTGCACAAACGCATCGCTCTCCGTGTGCTCCTCATCATTGGGGTGCGGCCCGCCCT GCTGCTCTTGGGCTTCATGTTGGTCACGGCCTTCCTGTCCATGTGGATCAGCAACACGGCCACCACGGCCATGATGGTGCCCATCGCGCACGCCGTTCTCCAGCAGCTGCACAAGAGGCCCACCGGCAAGGACGTGGAGGAAGGCTGCGACAACCCCACCTTCGAACTCCAGGAGGCCAGCTCCCAGAAGGAAGAGCCCAAGCTGGCTGAGAAAG ATAGCGGGCAGGTCCTGCCTGCCCCGGCCGCGTCTCCAGAGCCCACGggacagcagcaggagcagctcCGCTTTAGCCAGGGCATGAGCCTGTGCGTGTGCTACGCGGCCAGCATCGGGGGCATTGCCACGCTGACCGGCACCACGCCTAACCTGGTGCTGCAAGGCCAAGTCAACTC GCTCTTCCCCCAAAACGGCAACGTGGTGAACTTTGCATCCTGGTTCGGCTTTGCCTTCCCCACCATGGCCATCTTGCTGCTGCTCTCCTGGCTCTGGCTGCAGATCCTCTTCCTGGGGTTCAA cttccgAAAGAACTTTGGCTTTGGGGGACAGGCACAGGAGAGAGCGCAGGCAGCCTTCCATGTCATCCAAACAGAACACAAGCGGCTGGGCCCCATGAGCTTTGCAGAAAAGGCTGTCTCTGTCCTCTTTGTCACCTTGGTGGTGCTATGGTTCACCCGGGAGCCAGGCTTTTTCCTCGGCTGGGGCAACCTGGCTTTTCCCGACGAGGAAGGAAACAG CATGGCGTCCGATGCGACAGTGGCCATCTTCATTGGCGTCATTCTGTTCTTGGTGCCCTCCGACATCCCAGGGCTGACTCAGGATCCAG AAAACCCGGGGAGGCTGAaggcccctcctgccctcctcaaCTGGAAGACCGTGAACGAGAAGATGCCCTGGAATATCGTGATCCTGCTGGGGGGCGGCTTTGCCCTGGCCAAGGGCAGCGAG AAATCAGGCCTGTCTGAGTGGCTGGGGAACAAGCTGACCCCACTGGAGAACGTGCCGCCTCCTGCCATCGCGCTCATCGTCTGCCTGCTGGTTGCCACCTTCACGGAGTGCACCAGCAACGTGGCCACCACCACGCTTTTCCTGCCCATTCTGGCCTCCCTG GCGCAGGCCATCTGCCTCCACCCTCTCTATGTCATGCTTCCCTGCACGctggcctcctccctggccttcaTGCTGCCTGTGGCCACCCCACCCAATGCCATCGTCTTCTCTTTCGGAGGCCTCAAAGTGTCCGATATG GCCCGggcgggcttcctgctcaacgtCATCGGCGTGCTGGTGATCACGCTGGCCATCAACAGCTGGAGCTACCCCATCTTCCGCCTGCACAGCTTCCCCGCCTGGGCCGACTCCAACAACACAGCCGGCTGCCTGGCCATCCAGGCAAACGCCACAACACCCGGCCCCTAG